A stretch of Castanea sativa cultivar Marrone di Chiusa Pesio chromosome 2, ASM4071231v1 DNA encodes these proteins:
- the LOC142624077 gene encoding G-type lectin S-receptor-like serine/threonine-protein kinase LECRK2, whose product MAVTRILLWFFSFILSSLSPRALIKNSTIGLGSSITAGSNSAWKSPSGDFAFGFYPLVTNKYLVGIWYDEISEKTLAWSVNRDDPAGKGSTIKLLLNGQLVLTHTNGTQLFICNHTSTKSASMQNDGNFVLRNSSSGIIWQSFDFPTDTILLGQTLVMGQKLHSNANGTVDYSTGEYQLEIQQLDGNILLSAFRFSGPTYWFSDTAGNGNVSLVFNKTTALMYAIYLENNSKAYNMTNTVPPTEDYYHKATINDKGNFQQLAFPKGNEASQWIVVWEAIAKPCTVDNICGVFGFCTTPDDKIVNCTCLPGYLPLDPNTPSKGCYPNVVMDFCAPNSSALNFTIQTLDATDFRNGGFADLARIQQTDADKCKKEVMDDCFCVAAVFNGGNNVCYKKKMPLVNSRRSDPTTNNMVAFIKVPVENHNLNHEDKKESPSSAVLLASFLSCSVFAVLFAVIAIYHHPLAQRYMRVQLQSPPKRKPVEINLKVYSFQDLQESTNGFKNMLGQGAFGTVYSGVLTLEDEEVEVAVKKLEKVIERGEKEFLTEVQVIGLTHHKNLVRLLGYCNERNHRLLVYELMKNGTLSNFLFGEGERPNWESRAEIALGIARGLLYLHEECDTQIIHCDIKPQNVLLDNNNTAKIADFGLAKLLRKDQTRTNTNVRGTMGYIAPEWLKNAPVTTKVDVYSFGVMLLEIIFCRKHMELHPADESMEEEYTILTDWVVSCVRAGNLEAKVSHDTELLSDYKRFERMALVGVWCICSNPTLRPSMKKVVQMLEGTVEVDVPPLIDAQVF is encoded by the coding sequence ATGGCTGTTACTAGAAttcttctttggtttttttcattcattctctCCTCACTCAGTCCTAGAGCTCTGATAAAAAATAGTACAATTGGCCTGGGTTCCAGCATCACTGCAGGATCCAATTCTGCATGGAAATCACCCTCTGGTGATTTTGCTTTTGGGTTCTACCCTCTTGTCACCAACAAGTACCTTGTTGGTATTTGGTATGATGAAATCTCAGAGAAAACTCTGGCTTGGTCAGTAAATCGTGACGATCCAGCTGGTAAGGGATCAACCATCAAGTTATTACTCAATGGCCAACTTgtactcacacacacaaatggGACTCAGCTTTTCATATGCAATCACACGTCTACAAAATCAGCTTCAATGCAAAATGATGGCAATTTTGTATTGCGAAACTCTTCCTCTGGAATCATTTGGCAGAGTTTTGATTTTCCAACAGACACCATTTTATTAGGCCAAACTTTGGTGATGGGCCAGAAGCTGCATTCCAATGCCAATGGCACAGTTGACTACTCCACTGGTGAATATCAGTTGGAGATTCAGCAACTTGATGGGAATATACTGTTATCTGCGTTTCGTTTTAGTGGTCCTACTTACTGGTTCAGCGATACTGCTGGCAATGGCAATGTGAGCCTAGTTTTCAACAAGACCACAGCTTTGATGTATGCTATTTACTTGGAAAATAATTCAAAGGCATACAATATGACAAACACAGTGCCTCCTACTGAAGATTACTACCACAAAGCAACTATCAATGACAAAGGAAATTTCCAACAGTTAGCTTTTCCTAAAGGAAATGAAGCTAGCCAATGGATTGTTGTGTGGGAGGCTATTGCTAAGCCTTGCACTGTGGATAATATTTGTGGGGTGTTTGGCTTTTGCACTACACCGGATGATAAAATAGTCAATTGCACATGCTTGCCTGGTTATTTACCTTTGGATCCAAACACTCCTTCCAAAGGGTGTTATCCAAATGTAGTGATGGATTTTTGTGCACCAAATTCTTCGGCTTTGAATTTCACTATTCAAACACTCGATGCAACTGATTTCCGAAATGGTGGTTTTGCAGATTTGGCTAGGATTCAACAAACAGATGCGGATAAGTGCAAGAAGGAAGTGATGGATGATTGTTTTTGTGTAGCTGCTGTTTTTAACGGCGGTAATAATGTTTGTTACAAGAAAAAGATGCCTTTGGTGAATAGTAGAAGAAGCGACCCCACCACTAATAATATGGTGGCATTCATAAAAGTCCCTGTGGAGAATCACAATTTGAACCATGAGGATAAAAAGGAGTCTCCATCCAGTGCAGTTCTGCTAGCAAGCTTTTTGTCATGCTCAGTATTTGCGGTGCTATTTGCAGTCATTGCCATTTATCATCACCCTTTGGCTCAGCGTTATATGCGTGTTCAACTTCAGTCGCCTCCCAAAAGAAAGCCAGTGGAGATAAACTTGAAGGTATATTCCTTCCAAGACTTGCAAGAATCAACAAATGGATTCAAGAACATGCTAGGCCAAGGAGCATTTGGTACTGTCTACAGTGGGGTTTTAACCTTAGAAGATGAAGAGGTTGAGGTAGCAGTTAAAAAGTTGGAGAAAGTGATTGAAAGAGGTGAGAAGGAATTCTTGACAGAAGTACAAGTAATAGGTTTGACACATCACAAGAATCTTGTGCGGTTGTTGGGTTATTGTAACGAGCGTAATCACCGGCTTTTGGTTTATGAGCTAATGAAGAACGGAACTTTATCTAACTTCTTGTTTGGTGAAGGGGAAAGACCTAACTGGGAAAGTAGAGCTGAAATTGCTCTTGGGATTGCAAGAGGCTTGTTATATTTGCATGAGGAGTGTGACACCCAGATCATCCACTGCGACATAAAGCCACAAAATGTTCTACTTGACAACAATAACACTGCTAAGATAGCAGATTTTGGCTTAGCAAAGCTACTGAGGAAGGATCAAACTCGAACAAACACCAATGTAAGAGGAACAATGGGATATATAGCACCAGAATGGCTAAAAAATGCACCTGTAACAACCAAGGTGGATGTTTACAGCTTTGGTGTCATGTTGCTTGAGATTATCTTTTGTAGAAAGCACATGGAGTTGCATCCAGCTGATGAATCAATGGAGGAAGAGTACACAATTCTAACAGATTGGGTTGTGAGCTGTGTCAGAGCTGGGAACTTAGAAGCCAAAGTGAGTCATGATACTGAACTTTTAAGTGATTACAAGAGGTTTGAGAGGATGGCTTTGGTAGGAGTATGGTGCATATGTTCTAATCCAACTCTACGTCCATCTATGAAGAAGGTTGTCCAGATGTTAGAAGGAACTGTCGAAGTCGATGTTCCACCTTTGATTGATGCACAAGTGTTTTAA
- the LOC142626156 gene encoding putative receptor-like protein kinase At3g47110, protein MKHSCLRYEWVLLIFFHGILLMSMSSCLKSKSVPALANETDRLALLDFKNQITQDPLQIMNSWNNSVHFCNWIGVTCSPSSKRVTVLDLEAKRLLGTIPPSIGNLTYLTGINLGSNSFNGEIPQEVGRLQFLHHLNLSENSFGGKLPANLSYCTQLRVLDVSYNDLVGQIPDDLSSLSKLVNLSLGVNNLTGTIPAWIGNFSSLYVLSLYRNYFQGSIPGGLGRLSRLGFFRLSGNNLSGTIPHQIYNISSIYLFAVAANQLHGSLPTDVGFTLPKLHRFFGGLNYFTGPIPESFSNASQLQGLDLLSNGLSGTVPQNLASLKGLLWLNLGYNSLGKGKDGDLSFLNFLVNCSSLGYLVLDSNNFGGVLPSSIANLSIQLNIFSVSENKIHGNIPTGIGNLVNLYSLGLENNYLGGTLPRVLGKLQKLNVLFLQNNKFFGPIPSTLGNLTTLTKLDMQGNRFEGRIPASLGNYQNLLLLNLSRNNLSGTIPKQVMGLSSLSIFLDLSYNFLIGALPFEVGKLKQLSKLDLSKNRLSGKIPTTLETCTSLEHLYLDGNSFEGEIPQSLKNLRGLEDIDLSHNKLSGHIPEFLSKLLALKYLNISYNDFEGEVPSEGIFANASAISIFGNEKLCGGVQELHLSSCSSKHPKLYGKLLALRIIIPLTCIIIFVLLLLYFFPTCSILKKSREGALTTSSFEDWQLPFTYTELLESTNGFSENNLIGSGSFGFVYKGVLSRNGAVVAIKVLNLQQQEASTSFINECNALRSIRHRNLLKIISACSSIDHKGNDFKSLIFEFMCNGSLDLWLHPKSDEQYQRKKLSFIQRLNIAIDVAYALEYLHQHCQTPIVHCDLKPSNILLDEDMVAHVGDFGLVKFLFEASDNPSKTQTLSIGLRGSIGYIPPEYGMGGEISTLGDIFSYGILLLEMFTGKKPIDEMFIDGLSIHKFTSMALPEHVMDIVDPSMFCEEDEEDVNDERNEDDIEDKAIIEEEPHLNVSSRIKDCLILVFEIGLSCSTTSPNERMPTNVVVNEMNAIKDTYLKFKRGNRRRMN, encoded by the exons ATGAAACACTCTTGTCTTAGATACGAGTGGGTTTTGTTAATATTCTTTCATGGGATTCTTCTGATGTCCATGAGCTCATGTTTGAAATCTAAGTCAGTTCCTGCTCTTGCAAATGAGACTGATCGCCTGGCTTTACTTGACTTCAAGAATCAGATCACTCAAGACCCACTTCAAATCATGAACTCATGGAATAACTCTGTTCATTTCTGCAACTGGATAGGTGTTACGTGTAGCCCCTCTAGTAAACGAGTCACTGTTTTGGATCTGGAAGCTAAGAGATTACTTGGCACCATACCACCCTCTATAGGAAATCTTACTTACCTCACAGGAATCAACCTAGGAAGCAATAGCTTCAACGGTGAAATTCCTCAAGAAGTGGGACGTCTACAATTCCTGCATCATCTCAATTTGAGCGAGAATTCCTTTGGTGGTAAACTTCCTGCTAATCTGAGCTACTGTACACAACTTAGAGTGCTCGATGTTTCTTACAACGATCTTGTTGGGCAGATTCCAGACGACCTTAGCTCATTATCAAAGTTGGTGAATCTAAGTCTTGGCGTGAACAACCTAACAGGAACTATCCCAGCTTGGATAGgaaacttttcttctttgtatGTCCTCAGTCTTTATCGGAACTATTTTCAAGGAAGCATACCTGGTGGACTTGGCCGTCTATCAAGGTTGGGATTTTTCCGCCTTTCTGGGAATAATCTGTCTGGTACCATCCCTCATCAGATCTATAATATTTCTTCCATTTACCTTTTCGCTGTAGCTGCCAACCAGCTACATGGAAGCCTCCCAACAGATGTTGGTTTTACTCTTCCTAAACTTCATAGATTTTTTGGCGGTTTAAACTATTTCACGGGACCTATTCCCGAGTCATTTTCAAATGCTTCTCAACTTCAGGGCCTTGACCTTTTGAGCAATGGTCTGTCTGGGACAGTGCCTCAAAATCTAGCAAGCTTGAAAGGCTTGCTTTGGCTTAATCTTGGATACAATAGCCTTGGAAAGGGGAAGGATGGTGACTTGAGTTTTCTCAATTTCTTGGTCAATTGTTCTAGTTTGGGGTATTTGGTTCTTGACAGTAATAATTTTGGAGGAGTATTGCCCAGCTCTATAGCCAACCTTTCCATTCAACTAAACATTTTTTCTGTGAGTGAAAATAAGATTCACGGTAACATCCCTACTGGGATCGGGAATCTTGTTAACTTATATAGTCTTGGATTAGAAAATAACTATTTGGGAGGTACTCTCCCTCGTGTTCTTGGGAAGCTTCAAAAATTAAATGTattatttttgcaaaataacaaattttttgggCCAATCCCTTCCACCTTGGGTAACTTAACTACACTGACAAAACTTGATATGCAGGGGAACAGATTTGAGGGAAGGATACCCGCAAGCCTAGGAAACTACCAAAATTTGCTTTTACTGAACCTTTCTCGTAACAATCTCTCTGGAACAATACCAAAACAGGTTATGGGTCTTTCAtccctttcaatttttttggacttgtcttataattttttaataggaGCACTACCGTTTGAAGTGGGCAAATTAAAACAACTTTCCAAGTTAGATCTCTCAAAGAATAGATTATCAGGAAAAATTCCCACCACCCTTGAGACTTGTACTAGTTTGGAGCACTTATATTTGGACGGCAATTCATTTGAGGGAGAAATTCCACAATCCTTGAAGAACTTAAGAGGTTTAGAAGATATAGATCTTTCTCATAACAAATTGTCTGGGCATATTCCTgaatttcttagcaagcttTTGGCACTTAAGTATCTCAATATTTCTTATAATGATTTTGAGGGTGAAGTGCCAAGTGAAGGAATTTTTGCAAATGCAAGCGCAATTTCAATCTTTGGAAATGAAAAGCTATGCGGTGGTGTCCAAGAATTACATTTATCTTCATGCTCAAGCAAACATCCTAAATTGTATGGGAAGCTTCTTGCACTCAGAATAATAATTCCTCTCACTTGTATAATTATATTTGTACTTCTTCTATTGTATTTTTTCCCTACATGttctattttgaaaaaatcaagggAGGGGGCCTTAACTACATCTTCTTTTGAAGATTGGCAATTACCTTTCACTTATACTGAACTCTTAGAATCAACAAACGGGTTTTCTGAGAACAACTTGATTGGTTCGGGTAGCTTTGGCTTTGTATACAAAGGAGTTCTTTCTAGAAATGGAGCAGTTGTTGCAATCAAAGTATTGAACCTTCAACAGCAAGAAGCTTCCACAAGCTTCATTAATGAATGCAATGCTTTGAGAAGTATACGTCACCGCAATCTCCTCAAGATTATCTCTGCTTGCTCTAGCATTGATCATAAAGGGAATGACTTTAAGAGCTTAATTTTTGAGTTCATGTGCAATGGAAGTCTGGACCTATGGTTGCATCCTAAAAGTGATGAGcaatatcaaagaaaaaaattgagctTTATTCAGAGACTGAACATAGCCATTGATGTTGCTTATGCATTAGAATATCTTCATCAACATTGCCAAACACCAATTGTTCACTGTGATCTTAAACCAAGCAATATACTCCTTGATGAAGATATGGTAGCCCATGTTGGTGATTTCGGATTGGTGAAGTTCCTCTTTGAAGCATCTGACAACCCCTCCAAAACTCAAACCTTGTCAATTGGACTAAGGGGTTCCATTGGGTACATTCCTCCAG AGTATGGGATGGGTGGCGAAATTTCAACATTGGGAGACATTTTCAGTTATGGGATACTCTTGCTTGAGATGTTCACTGGGAAAAAGCCTATCGATGAAATGTTCATAGATGGTTTGAGCATTCACAAGTTCACTTCAATGGCTTTGCCTGAACATGTAATGGATATAGTTGACCCATCAATGTTTTGTGAGGAGGATGAAGAAGATGTCAATGATGAGAGAAATGAAGATGACATTGAAGACAAAGCAATAATTGAAGAAGAGCCCCACCTCAATGTTAGTAGCAGAATAAAAGATTGCTTGATATTAGTGTTCGAAATTGGATTGtcatgttctacaacatcaccTAATGAGCGGATGCCAACAAATGTTGTTGTCAATGAAATGAATGCTATTAAAGACACATATCTTAAATTTAAGAGGGGAAACAGAAGAAGAATGAACTAG